One genomic segment of Flagellimonas marinaquae includes these proteins:
- a CDS encoding GNAT family N-acetyltransferase, which produces MFNNTNINRLPLVFKSNDGKNYFQFHIRGQLASLEYDMIGEQQINLKKLEISKYLNRPEVGNALIERVLEYSLRADYTVVPTNPEVVKFIQKRPEYKKLLSANNSSIDFHQKKIREHKTLF; this is translated from the coding sequence ATGTTTAATAACACCAATATCAATAGACTGCCATTGGTATTTAAAAGTAACGATGGCAAGAACTATTTCCAATTTCATATTCGTGGTCAACTTGCTTCTTTGGAGTACGATATGATCGGGGAGCAACAGATCAATTTAAAAAAGCTCGAAATCAGTAAATATCTAAATCGACCTGAGGTGGGAAACGCTTTGATCGAAAGGGTTTTGGAATACTCCTTAAGAGCGGATTATACTGTTGTGCCGACAAATCCAGAGGTTGTGAAGTTTATACAAAAACGCCCAGAATATAAAAAACTCCTATCGGCCAATAATAGCAGTATAGATTTCCATCAAAAGAAAATCCGAGAACACAAAACACTATTTTAA
- a CDS encoding sigma-70 family RNA polymerase sigma factor: MRTITEKKVQLNPELWSVQHKTYLFAMARRKLPEAAIEDVVQDTFLAALRSAPRFKGQSTERVWLTSILHHKIMDYYRKAYSRQGKVMHDALRLSDHPNWYELENQTNKPDDAEIIELLNADELISVFNSGLSVLGNREKEVLRLKMKGYSTEAICNTLDIERVNTWVALSRARKKMKSYLNENW; the protein is encoded by the coding sequence ATGAGAACAATAACAGAAAAAAAGGTTCAGTTAAACCCTGAACTATGGTCCGTACAACATAAAACCTATCTTTTTGCAATGGCCAGGCGAAAGCTGCCGGAAGCTGCCATAGAGGATGTTGTACAAGATACATTTTTGGCAGCTTTGCGCTCTGCTCCTCGATTTAAGGGACAATCTACAGAACGTGTTTGGCTCACTTCCATATTACATCATAAGATCATGGATTATTATCGAAAAGCCTACTCCCGCCAAGGAAAAGTTATGCACGATGCCTTGCGATTGTCCGATCATCCCAATTGGTACGAATTGGAAAATCAGACAAACAAACCCGATGATGCCGAGATAATCGAATTGCTCAATGCAGATGAACTGATCAGTGTTTTTAATTCGGGACTAAGTGTTTTGGGCAATAGGGAAAAAGAGGTACTTCGATTAAAAATGAAGGGATACAGCACAGAAGCAATCTGCAACACACTGGATATTGAAAGGGTAAATACCTGGGTGGCGCTCAGTCGGGCCCGAAAGAAAATGAAATCCTATTTGAACGAGAACTGGTAA
- a CDS encoding nuclear transport factor 2 family protein, with product MTEIKTPVPPFTEESAKQKIQLAENAWNSKDPIQISLAYTVDSEWRNRSSFVNGREEIQQFLSSKWENELDYKLRKEYWAHTDNRIAVRFEYEYRNKSGQWYRAYGNENWEFNEHGLMQKRFASINDMPIDEHERYL from the coding sequence ATGACAGAAATAAAAACGCCGGTGCCACCTTTTACCGAGGAATCCGCAAAACAAAAAATACAACTTGCCGAGAATGCGTGGAACAGTAAGGACCCTATACAAATATCACTGGCCTATACCGTGGATAGTGAATGGCGTAATCGTTCCAGTTTTGTAAACGGACGGGAGGAAATACAACAGTTTTTATCGAGCAAATGGGAAAACGAACTCGATTATAAGCTAAGAAAAGAATACTGGGCCCATACCGATAATAGAATTGCCGTACGGTTCGAATACGAATACCGCAATAAGTCGGGACAATGGTATAGGGCATACGGCAACGAGAACTGGGAGTTTAACGAGCATGGTTTAATGCAAAAACGTTTTGCCAGTATCAACGATATGCCAATTGATGAGCACGAAAGGTATTTATAA
- a CDS encoding YHS domain-containing (seleno)protein — MNSIKIRKTILGISFFLLFGLVLTHAQSHSYSTDDSMIALDGYSAVSYMDKGKAEMGKKAYKASFDGLTYYFTDHKQLKKFQNNPKKYKPQYGGWCAFAVSLGGKYRPNPKSFRVVNGKLYMFTVNLEGDFVQVWEKEGKAKHIAQANKNWQTMKKFTTFAP; from the coding sequence ATGAATTCAATCAAAATTCGGAAAACCATCCTGGGAATTAGTTTCTTTTTGCTTTTTGGACTGGTTTTGACGCATGCCCAATCTCATAGTTACAGTACGGACGATAGTATGATCGCCCTGGACGGTTATAGTGCTGTATCCTATATGGATAAAGGGAAAGCAGAGATGGGAAAAAAAGCCTACAAGGCCAGTTTCGATGGACTTACCTATTATTTTACCGATCATAAACAATTGAAGAAGTTCCAGAACAATCCCAAAAAATACAAGCCTCAATATGGTGGTTGGTGCGCCTTTGCCGTTTCACTGGGGGGCAAGTACCGTCCTAATCCCAAAAGTTTCCGTGTGGTTAATGGAAAACTATACATGTTTACGGTAAACTTGGAAGGCGATTTTGTACAAGTCTGGGAAAAAGAAGGTAAAGCCAAGCACATTGCACAAGCCAATAAGAATTGGCAAACCATGAAAAAATTTACAACGTTTGCTCCATAA
- a CDS encoding thioredoxin family protein has translation MALAQSNMMELGTKAPDFTLFDTVSKKQLSLSQLKSNTATVVAFICNHCPFVHHINHKFVEVANEYQAKGIQFIAISSNDVEYFPEDGPEMMTHVAQSLNYSFPYLYDETQTVAKAYQAECTPDFFVFDDNLKLAYRGRFDESRPNMGTASGRDLTNALDAMLNNKDIAKVQYPSIGCSIKWK, from the coding sequence ATGGCATTAGCACAATCCAACATGATGGAATTAGGGACCAAGGCTCCCGATTTCACTCTCTTTGACACCGTATCAAAAAAGCAACTATCGCTATCCCAACTAAAGTCAAATACAGCTACAGTAGTTGCTTTTATATGCAACCATTGTCCTTTTGTTCACCATATCAACCATAAATTTGTGGAAGTAGCCAATGAGTATCAGGCCAAGGGTATCCAGTTTATTGCCATTAGTAGCAACGATGTGGAGTACTTTCCTGAAGATGGACCAGAGATGATGACCCATGTTGCGCAGAGCTTGAATTATTCGTTCCCCTATCTGTATGACGAAACCCAAACAGTTGCCAAGGCCTATCAGGCGGAATGCACTCCAGATTTCTTTGTATTTGATGATAACCTGAAACTGGCCTACAGAGGTCGGTTTGATGAATCGAGGCCAAATATGGGAACTGCATCCGGAAGAGATCTAACCAATGCTTTGGATGCTATGTTGAACAACAAAGACATTGCCAAGGTACAATATCCAAGCATAGGCTGCAGTATTAAATGGAAGTAG
- a CDS encoding alkene reductase, which produces MKVFETFELSGTKLKNRIVMAPMTRSRAIDNIPNDLMKEYYSKRAGAGLILSEATSVSPNGTGYPRIPGAYTEEQINGWKNIARGIHENEGRMFVQLFHTGRVSASLNLPNGGETIAPSVVPLTEMEMYTDQEGMQPHDIPREMTFEDIVQVQNEYVTASKKLIEAGIDGIEIHSANGYLLEQFLDPKTNQRNDEYGGNYKNRGRFVLETVQKVVQAIGPDKVGIRFSPYGVVNGMSGEYDDLVSLYTYLAQELSKLNIAYIHIADQRSAMSAPEFATQIWKTIGDNFNGTMIGGGDVDSATKAENLLEDGYDLIYIGRPFIANPNLIDKLKHNEELTPLNPDLLYSPGPEGYIDWEC; this is translated from the coding sequence ATGAAAGTTTTTGAAACATTTGAATTGTCCGGAACAAAATTGAAAAACCGGATCGTAATGGCCCCAATGACGAGGAGCAGGGCCATCGATAACATTCCAAACGATTTAATGAAGGAATACTATTCCAAAAGGGCTGGTGCCGGACTTATATTATCCGAAGCTACCTCCGTATCCCCAAATGGAACTGGATATCCCAGAATACCTGGAGCTTATACAGAAGAACAAATAAACGGTTGGAAAAATATCGCCCGCGGTATACATGAAAACGAAGGAAGAATGTTTGTCCAGCTTTTCCATACCGGACGCGTTTCTGCATCCTTAAACCTCCCTAACGGTGGTGAGACCATTGCCCCATCGGTTGTACCGCTCACCGAAATGGAAATGTACACCGATCAGGAAGGAATGCAGCCACACGATATACCCCGGGAAATGACTTTTGAGGATATCGTACAGGTACAAAACGAATACGTTACTGCCTCTAAGAAACTTATCGAGGCAGGAATTGACGGCATTGAAATCCATAGTGCCAACGGTTACCTTTTGGAACAGTTCCTTGATCCAAAAACCAACCAAAGAAACGATGAATATGGCGGCAACTACAAAAACAGGGGCCGATTTGTTTTGGAAACCGTTCAAAAAGTTGTGCAAGCCATCGGCCCGGACAAAGTTGGAATTCGTTTTTCACCCTATGGTGTCGTAAATGGTATGTCGGGTGAATATGACGATCTCGTAAGTCTGTACACGTACTTGGCTCAAGAATTATCCAAACTGAACATTGCTTACATACATATTGCCGATCAACGTTCAGCCATGTCAGCTCCAGAATTTGCGACCCAAATATGGAAGACCATAGGCGACAATTTTAATGGTACCATGATCGGTGGCGGCGACGTAGATTCTGCAACTAAAGCGGAAAACCTTCTGGAAGATGGTTACGACCTTATTTATATCGGACGTCCTTTTATTGCCAATCCCAACTTGATAGATAAATTAAAGCACAACGAAGAGTTGACACCTTTAAATCCAGATTTACTGTATTCCCCCGGTCCTGAAGGTTATATTGATTGGGAATGTTAA
- the gap gene encoding type I glyceraldehyde-3-phosphate dehydrogenase, with amino-acid sequence MKRIAINGMGRIGRASLKVILESKELTLVAINDILPIENLAYLLKYDSTYGPYKHNVSVSGNTLEVDGNKITYFNQKNPEDLPWKDLNIDVVIESTGIFTQSEDASKHITAGAKTVVISAPTKSQDIPTVVHGVSSALRNTSIFSCASCTTNNISPIVEILSRRVGIHKAIMTTVHAYTASQSLMDSASPKNYRMGRAAADNLVPTSTGAAIATTKALPEFADKFDGVAIRVPAKVGSISDMTFVTKRPVTPEEINEILESEASTERYQEVLSTTREPLVSSDIIGSPYASIADLNMTRVVDGDLLKVMAWYDNEWGFTHQMVRLIKEL; translated from the coding sequence ATGAAAAGAATAGCGATAAACGGAATGGGGCGAATAGGTCGCGCCTCGCTCAAAGTAATTCTCGAATCGAAAGAACTGACCCTAGTGGCCATAAACGATATTTTACCTATTGAAAACTTGGCCTATCTTCTAAAGTATGACAGTACCTACGGGCCCTACAAACACAATGTATCGGTTTCAGGAAATACCTTGGAGGTGGATGGCAATAAGATCACCTACTTTAACCAAAAAAATCCTGAAGACCTTCCGTGGAAAGATCTTAACATTGATGTAGTTATCGAAAGTACGGGTATTTTTACCCAAAGTGAAGATGCATCAAAGCATATTACGGCCGGCGCAAAAACAGTTGTGATTTCTGCCCCCACCAAAAGTCAAGATATACCAACGGTGGTCCATGGGGTAAGCTCCGCTTTGAGAAACACTTCCATTTTTTCTTGTGCCAGTTGTACCACGAACAACATTAGCCCCATTGTTGAAATCCTGAGTCGTAGGGTGGGAATACACAAAGCGATCATGACCACAGTGCATGCCTACACCGCAAGCCAAAGTTTAATGGACAGTGCCTCCCCTAAAAATTATCGTATGGGACGGGCGGCCGCCGATAACTTGGTTCCGACCAGTACTGGTGCTGCCATCGCCACAACCAAAGCTTTACCGGAATTTGCGGATAAGTTTGATGGCGTTGCCATACGTGTCCCGGCAAAAGTAGGCTCCATATCGGATATGACCTTTGTTACCAAACGCCCTGTAACACCAGAGGAGATCAATGAAATTTTGGAAAGCGAAGCGTCCACTGAGCGATACCAAGAAGTACTGTCTACAACGAGAGAGCCCTTGGTTTCTTCGGATATTATTGGCAGCCCATACGCCTCAATCGCAGACTTGAACATGACCAGGGTGGTAGATGGTGATTTACTCAAGGTTATGGCTTGGTACGATAACGAATGGGGGTTTACGCATCAAATGGTTCGTCTGATCAAAGAACTCTAA
- a CDS encoding pyridoxamine 5'-phosphate oxidase family protein has translation MKKQQGEFTSDIAFTSTVKKLQEKNGSRKSYAQMETGRGWLKELTPPIIDFVKRRDSFYMGTSNPEGQPYIQHRGGAPGFLKILDPTTIAFADFSGNRQYISVGNLADNPKAFLFLMDYPNKTRVKIWGEAHVEMEDATLMESLTMEDYPAKVERAIIFKIKAVDVNCPQHIVQRYTSDEVDKIVQPLKQRIKELENKLNTLK, from the coding sequence ATGAAAAAACAGCAAGGGGAATTCACCTCCGACATTGCATTTACTTCAACCGTAAAAAAACTTCAGGAAAAAAACGGTTCAAGAAAAAGTTATGCTCAAATGGAGACCGGCAGGGGTTGGCTAAAGGAACTGACCCCGCCTATAATCGATTTTGTAAAAAGGCGGGATTCCTTTTATATGGGAACCTCTAACCCTGAGGGACAGCCCTACATCCAACATCGAGGTGGGGCGCCAGGTTTTTTAAAAATTTTGGACCCAACAACCATCGCTTTTGCCGATTTTTCAGGAAACCGTCAATACATCAGTGTGGGCAATCTGGCCGATAACCCTAAAGCATTTCTTTTTTTAATGGACTACCCGAACAAAACAAGGGTAAAAATTTGGGGAGAGGCCCATGTGGAAATGGAGGATGCCACCCTAATGGAATCCTTGACCATGGAAGATTACCCGGCCAAGGTAGAACGTGCCATTATATTTAAAATCAAAGCAGTGGATGTTAACTGCCCGCAACACATCGTACAGCGATACACCTCCGATGAAGTGGATAAAATTGTACAGCCACTAAAACAACGAATAAAAGAATTGGAAAATAAATTAAATACATTAAAATGA
- a CDS encoding ABC transporter permease/M1 family aminopeptidase → MKTVLLNDLQTLARQKTTYIAIAFFLGIGILTGYKFNISVGDELAVNASYSVGFMIGLLSLAIILIATVLAFPLLFKEQDANYELIVFSTPIAKNRFAFARFLSFNLLTLFGFFCLISGYVLGIHLAKDVLLNPGFQFWHFAYPFLIFGVVNTLVICSVLFYVAQSYKNKLMVAIVGVLLYVLYMITLLFSNAPFMAQAMPQSLFVQRISAIVDIFGLSGYFFEAKDLSLEQRNYQVVPLSNLLLINRMASIVLAFGMLLLGIRSFSFLPKFKKKSRKKLIITGVKPSINPFATAVTEFNKKSKWKAILSFIKVDTIYIFKSIPFIATVLLLVFYVGVEMYDDINKGIRIPQMYASSGLLVQTINSTFYPLGTLFTVYFVNDLFWRSNSSRFSFLEQTTFYATQKLVGHIGSIAVLLTTLTLIIIVEALAFQVFFKHLIFDARAYFGAVLFNTLPLVLLGLFMILINLLSKNKSIALGVSILCFLVLATPISKSIFTSSLLRFFSGYRGSYSEFIGFGDYVNPYSLRLVFGFSILMLLFMWYYFKSNNKDRKVLMVGMVLSLMIALISSSIYLRNYHPKKEKEEVINAQLMYEKQFRKYQNMAQPTIKKVQTKVHLYPDEQSYTIEGQYTLVNKHDQPIDSVLISVPEEMKIRSMVFQYGQENFELNDTNSELVLPHPIQPNDSVQLQFKLDYQWFAVNGHDSFNAIIENGSFMRISRYYPQFGYDSDREIKDSITRAKYGLSLGTSFTKLEAPKKYLNDAIDLNMQISTTGDQVAVGTGELKKQWQQGERNYFAYAAQSIPFRFAISSADYQVKSVKHHNIDIRVYHHPEHSANVEHLIENTKLTLDYCEKYFGPYPFKTVNYAEVSSFTQGFAGTAYPGSIFLTEHMTFNANLTAGKQQDVINELAGHEVSHFWWGTHQIQPDFREGYSMLTESLAMYTEMMIYKQMYGRDKMWERLAIHQQIYDAEKGFNQRKSILKVAPGETYLAYSKGALVFVELSELIGESVLNKALKNFLSNNRYPNNKPISTDLLSVILEVADPIYHSKIKSLFQ, encoded by the coding sequence GTGAAAACTGTTCTTCTAAACGACTTGCAAACCCTTGCTAGGCAGAAAACCACCTATATAGCCATTGCCTTTTTCTTGGGTATCGGTATCTTAACCGGTTATAAGTTCAATATCTCGGTAGGAGATGAACTTGCGGTCAACGCATCGTATTCTGTTGGATTCATGATCGGTCTTTTGAGTTTGGCAATCATTTTAATTGCCACCGTTTTGGCTTTTCCTCTTTTGTTCAAAGAACAGGATGCCAACTACGAACTAATAGTTTTCTCAACGCCAATAGCGAAAAACAGATTTGCCTTTGCTCGATTTTTATCGTTTAACCTACTCACGTTATTCGGTTTTTTTTGTCTTATATCAGGTTATGTATTAGGCATACATTTGGCCAAAGACGTGCTATTGAATCCTGGTTTCCAATTTTGGCATTTTGCATATCCCTTTTTAATATTTGGAGTCGTCAACACGTTGGTTATCTGCAGTGTGTTATTTTATGTGGCGCAGTCGTACAAGAATAAACTAATGGTGGCCATTGTTGGGGTGCTGCTCTACGTGTTGTACATGATTACACTCTTATTCTCGAATGCGCCGTTTATGGCACAGGCCATGCCACAATCCCTGTTTGTTCAACGCATTTCTGCCATAGTGGATATTTTTGGCTTGTCGGGCTATTTTTTTGAAGCCAAGGATTTGAGCCTTGAGCAAAGAAATTACCAGGTTGTACCCTTGTCAAATCTTTTACTCATTAACAGAATGGCTAGTATTGTCTTAGCCTTTGGTATGTTACTTCTGGGGATTCGGTCGTTTTCATTTCTTCCAAAATTCAAGAAAAAAAGTAGAAAAAAGTTGATAATTACGGGTGTAAAACCTTCCATAAATCCATTTGCCACCGCGGTTACGGAATTCAATAAAAAATCTAAGTGGAAAGCGATATTATCGTTTATAAAGGTGGATACCATTTATATCTTTAAAAGCATACCTTTTATAGCCACTGTCCTACTCTTGGTTTTTTATGTTGGCGTGGAAATGTATGATGATATCAATAAAGGAATTCGAATACCTCAAATGTATGCAAGTTCTGGTCTTTTAGTACAAACCATCAACAGTACGTTTTACCCTTTGGGCACATTGTTTACCGTTTATTTTGTAAATGACCTTTTCTGGCGGAGTAACTCAAGTAGGTTTTCTTTTTTAGAGCAAACAACCTTTTATGCGACGCAAAAATTAGTGGGACATATCGGTAGCATTGCGGTATTACTGACCACCCTAACACTTATCATCATTGTAGAGGCACTAGCCTTTCAAGTTTTTTTTAAACATCTAATTTTTGATGCTCGGGCCTACTTTGGAGCTGTTTTATTCAACACACTCCCTTTAGTACTACTTGGCCTTTTCATGATTTTGATCAATCTGTTGAGCAAAAATAAATCAATAGCTCTTGGTGTTTCCATTTTGTGTTTTTTGGTATTGGCAACACCCATCTCCAAAAGTATATTTACTAGTTCATTGCTTCGGTTTTTCTCCGGTTATAGAGGTTCTTATAGTGAATTTATTGGGTTTGGCGACTATGTAAACCCCTACTCATTGCGCTTGGTCTTTGGTTTTTCTATTTTGATGCTACTATTCATGTGGTATTATTTTAAAAGCAATAACAAGGATAGAAAAGTGCTTATGGTCGGGATGGTTCTATCCTTGATGATTGCACTTATAAGCAGTTCCATTTACTTAAGGAACTATCATCCTAAAAAAGAAAAAGAGGAAGTTATCAATGCCCAGCTGATGTATGAAAAACAGTTTAGGAAGTACCAAAACATGGCACAACCTACGATAAAAAAGGTACAGACCAAAGTACATTTATACCCTGATGAGCAATCTTATACCATCGAAGGACAATATACTTTGGTCAATAAACACGACCAGCCTATTGATTCAGTTTTAATAAGTGTCCCTGAGGAAATGAAAATCAGGTCCATGGTTTTTCAATACGGTCAAGAAAATTTTGAGCTCAACGATACAAATTCAGAACTGGTCCTTCCCCACCCCATACAACCCAACGATTCCGTCCAGTTACAATTTAAATTGGACTATCAATGGTTTGCTGTGAACGGTCACGATTCCTTTAATGCCATCATCGAAAATGGTTCGTTCATGAGGATCAGCAGGTATTATCCCCAATTTGGATATGACTCCGATAGGGAAATAAAAGATTCCATTACGCGTGCCAAGTATGGCCTTTCGCTTGGCACAAGCTTTACAAAATTGGAAGCTCCTAAAAAATACTTGAACGATGCCATAGATTTGAACATGCAAATTTCCACCACTGGCGATCAAGTAGCTGTGGGGACCGGAGAGTTAAAAAAGCAATGGCAGCAAGGGGAAAGAAATTACTTTGCGTATGCCGCTCAATCCATCCCGTTTCGTTTTGCAATTTCCTCGGCAGACTATCAAGTTAAGAGTGTAAAGCACCATAATATCGACATTAGGGTTTACCATCATCCAGAGCATAGCGCGAATGTGGAACATTTAATAGAAAATACGAAGCTAACACTAGATTACTGTGAAAAATATTTTGGGCCATATCCTTTTAAAACGGTTAACTATGCAGAAGTATCTTCTTTTACGCAAGGATTTGCGGGTACTGCTTACCCCGGGTCTATATTCCTAACCGAACATATGACCTTCAATGCGAACCTGACCGCAGGAAAACAACAAGATGTTATCAATGAACTCGCCGGACATGAGGTTTCCCACTTTTGGTGGGGCACCCATCAAATACAGCCCGATTTTAGGGAAGGATATTCCATGCTTACCGAAAGCTTGGCCATGTATACGGAAATGATGATCTACAAACAGATGTACGGTCGGGATAAAATGTGGGAGCGATTAGCGATTCACCAACAGATCTACGATGCCGAAAAAGGTTTTAACCAAAGAAAGTCTATACTAAAAGTTGCCCCGGGCGAAACATATTTGGCCTACTCAAAAGGTGCCCTTGTATTTGTGGAGCTGAGTGAACTGATTGGGGAGTCGGTATTGAATAAAGCTTTGAAAAACTTTTTGAGCAACAATAGATACCCTAATAATAAGCCTATATCCACGGATTTGTTAAGTGTTATTCTGGAGGTAGCAGACCCAATTTATCATTCCAAAATTAAATCGTTGTTTCAATAA
- a CDS encoding ABC transporter ATP-binding protein, whose protein sequence is MNTLKIDNVSLVYSNGYRALTALNLEIQNGIFGLLGPNGAGKSSLMKTIVGLQKPTEGNISFNGADVVKNPLDIQKHLGFLPQYFGVYPKVSAYHLLEHLAKLKGVNHSQQRHDQILWLLDKVNLMDYKDKEVHTFSGGMKQRFGVAQALLGNPKILIVDEPTAGLDPEERNRFNSLLSDIGEDIIIILSTHLVEDVRNLCSQMAIIKKGEIVSQDAPKNYLKQLEGQLWRKPTTKEELSAMEANYHVINKQLVERTMHITVLETDCPPGFTPIEPSLELAYFAHLNKVAS, encoded by the coding sequence ATGAATACATTAAAAATCGATAATGTATCCCTTGTGTACAGCAATGGGTACAGGGCACTTACTGCCTTAAATCTAGAAATACAGAACGGAATATTTGGACTTTTGGGGCCCAATGGTGCTGGAAAATCTTCCCTGATGAAAACCATTGTTGGACTGCAAAAACCAACGGAAGGAAACATCAGCTTCAATGGTGCCGACGTGGTTAAAAACCCGCTGGATATCCAAAAGCATTTGGGTTTTTTACCTCAATATTTTGGTGTGTACCCAAAGGTATCCGCCTATCATTTATTGGAACACTTGGCCAAGCTGAAAGGAGTTAACCATTCGCAACAACGCCATGACCAAATACTATGGTTATTGGATAAAGTTAATTTGATGGATTACAAAGATAAGGAAGTACATACCTTCTCTGGGGGCATGAAACAGCGTTTTGGAGTGGCACAAGCGTTATTGGGAAATCCTAAAATCTTAATTGTGGATGAGCCAACCGCAGGTTTAGACCCTGAAGAACGAAATAGATTCAATTCCCTGCTCAGCGATATTGGCGAAGATATCATCATCATTCTATCTACCCATTTGGTGGAGGATGTTAGAAACCTCTGTTCGCAAATGGCAATAATCAAAAAGGGCGAAATAGTATCCCAAGACGCCCCAAAAAACTATTTGAAACAATTGGAAGGCCAATTGTGGCGTAAACCTACAACTAAGGAAGAGCTGTCGGCAATGGAAGCCAACTACCATGTCATAAACAAGCAGTTGGTGGAAAGAACAATGCACATCACTGTTCTTGAAACGGACTGCCCTCCTGGTTTTACTCCTATCGAACCTAGTCTTGAACTCGCCTATTTTGCCCACCTAAATAAAGTTGCATCGTGA
- a CDS encoding helix-turn-helix domain-containing protein: MPIIINIDVMLAKRKIKSKDLAEEIGITPANLSILKNGKAKGVRFETLEAICKALDCKPGDIIDYVA; the protein is encoded by the coding sequence ATGCCGATTATTATAAATATTGATGTGATGCTCGCCAAACGAAAGATAAAGAGCAAGGACCTCGCCGAAGAGATTGGCATAACCCCGGCCAATTTATCCATACTTAAAAATGGAAAAGCAAAAGGTGTACGCTTTGAAACCCTAGAGGCCATTTGCAAGGCTTTGGACTGTAAACCAGGAGATATTATTGACTATGTAGCATAG
- a CDS encoding DUF2975 domain-containing protein, protein MKKTRVLSTILYAITRSLAWIYLVIALYGGFAWLTKTNIRTEHTRAIINYPFSDVSFLILDNNWSYFLFAFLLPVSSYTLFFWLLSNVFKVFYREKLFTQPNVAHLKRFYAANLIFPIVLVAFSSFFIEIDKGIFIIVALHLVLGVFIFIISEIFNQGLSLQNEQDLYI, encoded by the coding sequence ATGAAAAAAACAAGAGTACTATCTACAATATTGTACGCCATTACCAGAAGTCTCGCTTGGATATATTTGGTAATTGCATTGTACGGGGGCTTTGCTTGGCTAACAAAAACGAATATTCGCACAGAGCATACACGGGCCATAATCAATTATCCATTTAGCGATGTTTCTTTTTTAATATTGGACAACAACTGGTCGTATTTTTTATTCGCCTTTTTACTGCCTGTTTCGTCTTACACCTTATTTTTTTGGTTGCTCTCCAATGTGTTTAAAGTATTCTACCGGGAAAAACTTTTTACCCAACCCAATGTTGCACATTTAAAGCGGTTTTATGCAGCTAATTTGATTTTCCCCATAGTGCTCGTTGCCTTTTCGTCGTTCTTTATTGAGATCGATAAAGGAATATTCATCATTGTAGCGTTACATCTTGTTTTAGGGGTCTTTATTTTTATTATTTCAGAAATTTTCAATCAAGGACTGTCATTACAAAACGAACAAGATCTATATATCTAA